In Perognathus longimembris pacificus isolate PPM17 chromosome 23, ASM2315922v1, whole genome shotgun sequence, a single genomic region encodes these proteins:
- the Vps18 gene encoding vacuolar protein sorting-associated protein 18 homolog, with protein sequence MASILDEYEDSLSRSAVLQPGCPSVGIPHSGYVNAQLEKEVPIFTKQRIDFTPSDRITSLVVSSNQLCMSLGKDTLLRIDLGKANEPNHVELGRKDDAKVHKMFLDHTGSHLLIALSNTEVLYVNRNGQKVRPLARWKGQLVESVGWNKALGTESSTGPILVGTAQGQIFEAELSASEGGLFGPAPDLYFRPLYVLNEEGGPAPVCSLEAERGPDGRGFVIATTRQRLFQFIGRGAEGAEAQGFSGLFAAYTDHPPPFREFPSSLGYSELAFYTPKLRSAPRAFAWMMGDGVLYGSLDCGRPDCLLSEERVWEYPEGVGPGASPPLAIVLTQFHFLLLLADRVEAVCTLTGQVVLRDHFLEKFGPLRHMAKDAASGQLWAHTERAVFRYHVQREARDVWRTYLDMNRFDLAKEYCRERPDCLDTVLAREADFCFRQRRYLESARCYALTQSYFEEIALKFLEARQEEALVEFLQRKLAGLKPAERTQATLLTTWLTELYLSQLGALQSDPDTRHLYRETQERFRAFLSSPRHKEWLFASRASIHELLASHGDTEHMVYFAVIMQDYERVVAYHCQHEAYEEALAVLARHRDPQLFYKFSPILIRHIPRQLVDAWMEMGSRLDARQLIPALVNYSQGGEAQQVSQAIRYMEFCVNVLGETEQAIHNYLLSLYARGQPDSLLAYLEQAGASPHRVHYDLKYALRLCAEHGHHRACVHVYKVLELYEEAVDLALQVDVDLAKQCADLPEEDEELRKKLWLKIARHVVQEEEDVQTAMACLASCPLLKIEDVLPFFPDFVTIDHFKEAICSSLKAYNHHIQELQREMEEATASAQRIRRDLQELRGRYGTVEHQDKCAGCDFPLLSRPFYLFLCGHMFHADCLLQAARPGLPAYKQARLEELQRKLAAAPPAAKGSARAKEADAGAAAAGPSREQLKADLDELVAAECVYCGELMIRSIDRPFIDPQRYEEEHLSWL encoded by the exons GGTATGTAAATGCCCAGCTGGAGAAGGAAGTGCCCATCTTTACCAAGCAGCGCATCGACTTCACTCCCTCTGACCGCATCACGAGCCTCGTGGTCTCCAGCAATCAGCTCTGCATGAGCCTGGGCAAGGACACACTGCTCCG CATCGACTTGGGCAAAGCCAACGAACCCAACCACGTGGAGCTGGGGCGCAAGGATGATGCCAAAGTCCACAAGATGTTTCTGGACCACACTG GCTCGCACCTGCTCATTGCTCTGAGCAACACCGAGGTGCTCTACGTGAACCGGAATGGACAGAAGGTCCGGCCCCTGGCCCGCTGGAAGGGGCAGCTGGTGGAGAGTGTGGGCTGGAACAAAGCCCTGGGCACGGAGAGCAGCACGGGCCCCATCCTGGTGGGCACTGCCCAAGGCCAGATCTTCGAAGCGGAGCTCTCAGCCAGTGAGGGCGGGCTGTTCGGCCCTGCCCCCGATCTCTACTTCCGTCCATTGTACGTGCTAAATGAAGAAGGGGGCCCAGCGCCCGTGTGCTCCCTGGAGGCGGAGCGGGGCCCGGACGGGCGCGGCTTTGTCATCGCCACCACGCGCCAGCGCCTCTTCCAGTTCATCGGCCGAGGTGCCGAGGGGGCCGAGGCCCAGGGCTTCTCGGGGCTCTTTGCGGCCTACACAGACCACCCACCCCCGTTCCGGGAGTTTCCCAGCAGCCTGGGCTATAGCGAGCTGGCCTTCTACACCCCCAAGTTGCGCTCGGCGCCGCGAGCCTTCGCCTGGATGATGGGGGACGGCGTGCTGTACGGCTCGCTGGACTGCGGGCGCCCCGACTGCCTGCTGAGCGAGGAGCGCGTGTGGGAGTACCCGGAGGGGGTGGGCCCCGGCGCCAGCCCGCCCCTGGCCATCGTGCTCAcgcagttccacttcctgctgctgctggcgGACCGCGTGGAGGCGGTGTGCACGCTCACGGGGCAGGTGGTGCTGCGCGACCACTTCCTGGAGAAGTTCGGGCCGCTGCGGCACATGGCGAAGGACGCGGCCAGCGGGCAGCTGTGGGCGCACACGGAGCGCGCCGTCTTCCGCTACCACGTGCAGCGCGAGGCCCGCGACGTCTGGCGCACCTACCTGGACATGAACCGCTTCGACCTGGCCAAGGAGTACTGCCGGGAGCGGCCCGACTGCCTGGACACCGTGCTGGCCCGCGAGGCCGACTTCTGCTTCCGCCAGCGGCGCTACCTGGAGAGCGCGCGCTGCTACGCGCTCACCCAGAGCTACTTCGAGGAGATTGCGCTCAAGTTCCTGGAGGCCCGGCAGGAGGAGGCGCTGGTGGAGTTCCTGCAGAGAAAACTCGCGGGTCTGAAGCCGGCCGAGCGCACCCAGGCCACGCTCCTCACCACCTGGCTGACGGAGCTCTACCTGAGCCAGCTCGGGGCCCTGCAGAGCGACCCCGACACCCGCCACCTCTACCGGGAGACCCAGGAGCGCTTCCGCGCCTTCCTCAGCAGCCCCCGGCACAAGGAGTGGCTCTTTGCCAGCCGGGCTTCTATCCACGAGCTGCTGGCCAGCCACGGGGACACGGAGCACATGGTGTACTTCGCCGTGATCATGCAGGACTACGAGCGGGTGGTGGCCTACCACTGCCAGCACGAGGCCTACGAGGAGGCCCTGGCCGTGCTCGCCCGCCACCGCGACCCCCAGCTCTTCTACAAGTTCTCTCCCATCCTCATCCGTCACATCCCCCGCCAGCTGGTGGACGCCTGGATGGAGATGGGCAGCCGGCTGGACGCCCGGCAGCTCATCCCCGCCCTGGTGAACTACAGCCAGGGCGGCGAGGCCCAGCAGGTGAGCCAGGCCATCCGCTACATGGAGTTCTGCGTGAACGTGCTCGGGGAAACGGAGCAAGCCATTCACAACTACCTGCTGTCGCTGTACGCCCGGGGCCAGCCCGACTCGCTGCTGGCCTACCTGGAGCAAGCCGGGGCCAGCCCGCACCGCGTGCACTACGACCTCAAGTACGCCCTGCGCCTCTGCGCCGAGCACGGCCACCACCGCGCCTGCGTCCACGTGTACAAGGTGCTGGAGCTGTACGAGGAGGCGGTGGACCTGGCCCTGCAG GTTGACGTGGACCTGGCCAAGCAGTGTGCAGACTTGCCCGAGGAGGATGAGGAGCTGCGTAAGAAGCTGTGGCTGAAGATTGCTCGGCACGTGgtgcaggaggaagaggatgtgCAGACCGCCATGGCCTGTCTGGCCAGCTGCCCCTTGCTCAAGATCGAAGATGTGCTTCCCTTCTTCCCCGATTTCGTCACCATCGACCACTTCAAGGAGGCGATCTGCAGCTCGCTCAAGGCCTACAACCACCACATCCAGGAGCTGCAGCGGGAGATGGAGGAGGCCACGGCCAGCGCCCAGCGCATCCGGCGGGACCTGCAGGAGCTGCGCGGCCGCTACGGCACGGTGGAGCACCAGGACAAGTGCGCCGGCTGCGACTTCCCCCTGCTCAGCCGCCCCTTCTACCTCTTCCTCTGCGGCCACATGTTCCACGCCGACTGCCTCCTGCAGGCCGCGCGGCCCGGCCTGCCCGCCTACAAGCAGGCCCGGCTGGAGGAGCTGCAGCGCAAGCTCGCCGCCGCGCCCCCCGCAGCCAAGGGCTCCGCCCGCGCCAAGGAGGCGGACgcgggcgccgccgccgcggggcccAGCCGGGAGCAGCTCAAGGCCGACCTGGACGAACTGGTGGCCGCCGAGTGCGTGTACTGCGGGGAGCTCATGATCCGCTCCATAGACCGGCCCTTCATCGACCCCCAGCGCTACGAGGAGGAGCACCTCAGCTGGTTGTAG